In Candidatus Hydrogenedentota bacterium, a genomic segment contains:
- a CDS encoding site-specific integrase, translating into MSSKAAFLTRYFDPFMEHLVFEAGLSTKTLAAYGADIQRYFRFLEEQEINALQEILFEDILDYLGRLQDEGLSPRSVARHLTAIRRFHRFLVEESLCDTNVTALTEAPHLTRRLPRCLSETEIEGLLNAPRCDTEDGIR; encoded by the coding sequence ATGAGCAGCAAGGCAGCTTTTCTGACCCGATATTTCGATCCCTTTATGGAGCATCTTGTTTTCGAGGCGGGTCTATCTACGAAAACCCTTGCCGCCTACGGAGCCGATATCCAGCGTTACTTTCGATTTTTGGAAGAACAAGAGATCAACGCCTTGCAAGAAATCCTCTTCGAGGATATTCTGGATTATTTGGGCAGACTCCAAGACGAAGGGCTTTCGCCGCGCTCCGTTGCCCGACACTTAACGGCGATACGTCGATTTCACCGCTTTTTGGTCGAGGAATCCCTGTGTGACACAAATGTGACTGCCTTGACAGAGGCGCCCCATCTCACCCGGCGATTGCCGAGATGCCTGAGCGAGACAGAAATAGAAGGCTTGCTCAATGCGCCCCGTTGCGATACAGAGGACGGCATACG
- a CDS encoding OmpA family protein has protein sequence MKKFVVVACLVAVVAIGLPAQAAKVWDDMSWWGNTGAVPEPQPESGRCPAQMSRCGYWWWPTVPASNVNDAELWGNRGIVYQACKPEAPVVEEPAPVETPPAPPARTAIILNNVLFDFDKAVLKAEGKAEVDKLIAEMKKYPGDTVLIEGHTCNIGTHEYNMGLGQRRADAVKKYMIENGIEEARIQTQSFSYDRPAVANDSAANRKLNRRAEFKITLAG, from the coding sequence ATGAAGAAATTTGTGGTAGTGGCATGTTTAGTGGCCGTTGTTGCCATTGGTCTTCCTGCACAAGCAGCGAAAGTGTGGGACGATATGTCGTGGTGGGGTAACACCGGCGCTGTGCCGGAACCACAACCCGAAAGCGGCAGATGTCCGGCGCAGATGAGCCGTTGCGGCTACTGGTGGTGGCCGACGGTTCCCGCCAGCAACGTGAACGATGCTGAGCTGTGGGGCAACCGTGGTATTGTCTACCAAGCCTGCAAACCTGAAGCCCCGGTAGTGGAAGAGCCCGCGCCTGTAGAGACGCCTCCTGCTCCTCCCGCACGCACTGCGATCATTTTGAACAACGTTCTGTTCGACTTTGACAAAGCCGTGCTTAAAGCCGAAGGTAAAGCCGAAGTGGATAAGCTGATTGCCGAAATGAAGAAATATCCCGGCGACACCGTGCTTATCGAAGGGCATACCTGTAACATCGGTACCCATGAGTACAACATGGGTCTTGGTCAACGCCGTGCCGACGCCGTTAAGAAGTATATGATCGAAAACGGCATCGAAGAAGCCCGCATCCAGACGCAGAGCTTCAGCTATGATCGCCCGGCAGTTGCGAATGATTCCGCCGCGAACCGCAAGCTGAATCGTCGCGCCGAGTTCAAGATTACGCTGGCCGGCTAA